In Penaeus monodon isolate SGIC_2016 chromosome 7, NSTDA_Pmon_1, whole genome shotgun sequence, the genomic stretch CGTCTTCGGGTTGGTAGAATGGTTTTAGCCTTGTGTTCTATGGAGGtcagaaatatagcctttttttttttaattttagtttatttttctttgtaatgTAAACCTCACAATTGTCCAAGAATCAAAGGAGTCTTTgagtaatggtagtgataatgtaattaaagataattataagtCTGCACTTGAAGTTCTAGAAGGTTGGCCATCTCTGTTTCATTTGCTTGACTTTCTCATAGTACCtgttagttttccctttttttatctgtttccagTGCCGtatcttttctcttaattttgcatTGTTGTTCTGGGTACATACCTTTTTATAATCTATTGCtttgttttaaatttctataCTGATGGCATTTAAAACTTTTAAGTTCGAAGATTTAGGTTGGAACTAGAGTTTGCAGCAAAGTTGTGCACAAAAGTTTCCAGTTGTGATTTTCATGTTCATTTAATATCGTCTCTGAGTGGCTGCCCCGtgaattcacatatatatgaatattttttttataagctggagctaaacaaatttctttttcttcagccATGGATTCTTTTTTGAATTCCTCCAAATTTGCTGAGCTGGCCAAGGGTGCACTGGGTGGGGTCGCTGGAGACCTTGAGGCGCGTATCTCTGCTCtcaggaaggaggaaaaggcggaAAAGTCTCAGTCGAAGTCTTCGTCCAGCATGGAGGTAAAGGAGGTTCAGGTGATCAAAGACGGCAACCAGAGCAGTGACAGCATAGAAATTTGGGAAGTGGCCAACTCCAAGGAAACCCATGGAACTTGGGACGGCAAAGAGACCTCAAGGGACACGGATGAGCGGAGGGAAGCAATAGATGTCCATGAGGTCCATGAGAGCTGGGATCGAGAGGGAGCACAGCGGAGGGACTATGCAAGGGAGCACAGGAGCTCTCGGTCCTCGAGGGATTCCAGAGATTCCCGTGACGGAGAGGTGCGGGATTCGTACAGGAGCAGCAGCTGGGACCATGGGGGGTCTGACCGGGAATATTCGCACAAGCCAAGGGATCGAGAATATTCCCACACACCTGCCAGCTCATACGACTCTCCCATTCAGCCTCCAAAGGTGGGAGTTATTTCTTGTTGTGTATATGGGGATTGACTTTTGGCTTTGGTATTCGCAATGAATTTTATAAGTTCAGTGTtcagaaaatatgttatatttgcaTTACaagaattaatgatttttttttttatatcatattatgtgtatgtttaacTAATAGATGGATAATTTGTACCATACTAAATCTGCCTGTACTGTTAATAATCtgccatctctcctttctttcttttccaaccTGCTCCAGAACTTGTgatgttcatacatacattttttcagGACCTCAAACCAATGAGTGCAGCTGAGCTCCTTGACACATTTGGAAAAGCATATCTAAGCAAGtcaggtggtggtggggggagtgggagtagCAATGCCACCTCCCCTGTGACACCTGCGTATGACACTGCCAAAGCCCCTTCCACTCCTACGTCACAGTCAGCCATTCCTGATCTGACCCGTCCACCCCCAAGCCTTTCCATTCCGCTGCCCCCAAACAATCCCCCCCCATCCGATTCCCCTTCCCCATATGTGCCTGGCCCCTTCAGCAACTCGAGGCCCTTCACACCAAAATCACATTATCCTCAGGGATACCCTATCCCCCCAGAGACACCACCCAAGCCATCCTTTACTCCCACACCTACAAGTGATCAGCCTCCGCCCTATCCTCCCTATGAAACACCTCCGGTCTGggttcctccacctcctccacctcccccacccccagaaATGGATGGTTTGGGTGGACCAGGAAGTGACTATGAAATGACCAGAAACTACAGTGGAGGATGGTCTGACTATGACCAATATGCCAACTCAGGGGACCTGAAtgaagatgatgctgatgatcgCAATTGGGGAGAACCTCCTGGCAATGAAGAGCTTGAAGCTTTACATTCAGACAcaccttcctctccaccaccctATGAGAAAGGATATAGTGgcactctccacccccctccactaCCTCCCGCATTTTGTGGTCCTGCCAGGAGCAACTTGAGAGAATTAGTATCAGAAGGGGAGGATAGTGATCATAGAACAAACCTTGTTAGCATAAAGCCACGAGGAGCTGATATGGATTACCGTTGCTATGATTACAGCTCACTGTCAGACCCCACAGGAGAGTCTAGTGTGGCACCCATTCCCTCAATACAGTCTTTGTTTGCCCCAGGAGACGACCAAGATTTTAGAGTGAAGAAGTCGGGATTGAAGCAAAACAATGCAGATTCAGGTTCTGACATGGACATCAGTGCCTCTGATTCAGAAAATGACATGGACATCAGTGATGAGTCTGGGAAGGAGGGTGCTAATAGTAGAAAAGAAGGTGAAGTAAAGGAACAAAAGTTAACAAAAGAATCTGTTAAGAACAGTTCCTCTAAGAAAACAAGTAgtgaaaatgaagtgaaaaaggAACGTTCGACTATAAATGTTTCTGGAGACAAAGCCAAGCCAGTTGTGAATAGTGCTAAGTCTGAGGCGGTTGGTGTGAATACAATAACCTCTGTACTGGATAGTACAGGTCCTGtaaagagtgaagaggagaaagtaTCGAAAGATGAGTGCATCAAGAACAAAGATGTAAAGCCTCTACCAGTGACTAAAAGAGAATCAGAAGGTGGATCAAATGGTAGTGTTAGTGAGGATAAAGAGTGTGACTCGGATATGGGGGGCAGGGACTGGTATGGGGAGTTTTGCCAGGAGGAGGCTGATGATGAGCCACAAGGTGAAGAGTATATTCCAACAGTCATAGCTAAGAGTGGTGGAAGGGACAGCAAAGAAAGACccaagagtgggggaaggggaaacggagatCGGGATTACTCAGTCAATCGGAACTATGGAGAGAACAATGTGATAGATGTGATGAAAAGCTTAGACCAAGAATTCAACcagcagagagacagaggtaaAGGAAATTTTGAGGGCTCAAATCATAGTCGGGGTGGGCATTATGGGGGAAGCTACAGGGGTAGTGGGTTTAATTCATACCAAAGTAGAGGGGAGTTTTATGGTAGTCCACACAACcagaggggaagagggcgaggagggcCTGCTTTTCATTCCCCCCGGGGCAGAGGCCGAGGGTTCAACTCACAGGCGGGTGGGCACCATGGTGACTTCCACCGTGGCACGCCTCCATACAGTCCCTCGGCACGGGGTTATCACGGCTCTGATAgctatggaggaggaaggggagggaggagggggggaagaggagggaggcagtGGTGGTGAAAATGTATTGAATATATCTCAGAATAATTGAATcttacattttttgtttgtttttcattcagctactgtatatttatatgttaatgtggtctcctttattatatatatatgttgaggaGTCCACAAAGAGGAGTGTTATGCAGTAGATGGTACAAATTTTCTTAGCCTTGGAGAAGAGTTTAAAAAGAGAAGTACTTTGCCCATAGAGATATAAGCCACCCACCTGTACTGTTGCTTCCAGGATATTGTCAGTAACAATTTTTAAAtggtattcagaaaaaaaaaagacaggagttttattttttgtgatagaAGGCAATTTATAAGATCTTTGTTGATTACATGGTATTTTCACCTATACTAATAGTACATTGTCTTTGTACTTAGTGTGTAAgataactatttttctttttttctttttttttccaaagacctGTCAATGTTGAAGATGATCACTAGTATAAACTTTTAACAGTTGCAATTGTGCTCATTGACAGAGCAATTAAAAAGCCTTTTGTCATGCCTATGTACATGAGTTCAAACgagatggaaataaaagaaaaatgacgctaaaggaaaggaagatgtatattttgaaaacaaaaattttgctttttttgattTCATGTACAAAAGCCCAACACACTCTAAATTGCTACAGATCTTATGCTTACTTGTAGTTTAGCTTCTTCACACTTCTGCTTTCACTACTCTTGTTTGAAATCTGTACAtgtgcaagaaagaaagaaaaaaaagctaagtaCTGCCACACTTGCAAGCTGCAGTTCATAGCTGTGATTTTGCTGGAGGTGAATGGAAAATACACTTAGTGATTTATAAGGATAACTTCTGAGAAGTTACATATCAATCAGTGCTGTGGATATGTCAGAGATGGGAAGAACATTTATTGGCTCATAGGAGGAGGATCCCAAAGCATGtgaactgtttatttatttgttttggttttgtcagTGTATGTACTTTTAATTTGGAAATGTTGGGAATAGATGGAAAATTGGCAGCTTGATCAATAGATAAATattgtgaatgaataaataagtaaaagaatatgtatatatgtatatgtatatacatatacacatacatacatatatacatataaatacatatatacacatacacatacatatacatacatatacatatgtatataaacatatttacatgtatatatgcatatatacatgtatatacatatacatacacacacacacacacactcacactctcactctcactccactctcactctctcacacacacacacacacacacacacacacacacacacacacaccacacacacacacacacacataatagagagtgtgtgtgtgtgtgtatatatatatatatatatatatatatatatatatatatatatatatattttatatattatatatatatatatatatatatatatatatatatatatatatatatatatacatatacatatacatatatacatacatgtgcatatacatgtacatatatacctgcatatatatacatacttatatacatgtatatatacactatacatgtgtttatacatatataaatgtatatgtggatgttcatatacacatacatatgcatatatacatatacacatatatgtatatacacatatatgtgtgtatataaatatgtatatatatgtaaataaacatgtatatatgtttaagtatttatgtctatatatgtatatatatgtgtatatatgtatatatatgtatatagtatatatatatgcatatataagtatatatctatggatatgtatgtatatatgtgtatatatattatgtacacatacacatgtgtatatgtatataaatgtgtatatagatttgtattacatatataaatacacatatacatgtacatatgcaggtgtgcatacacactctctctctctctctctctctctctctgtctcaccacacacacacacacacacacacacacacacacacacacacacacacacacacacacacacacacacacacacacacacacacacacacactgtctctcactctcactctcactctcactctcactctcactctcactctctctctctctctctctctctctctctctctctctctctctctctctcactcactcactcactcactcactcactcactcactcactctctctctcactctctcactctcccacatGCACACCcagtccccccccacacacacacctcatacatCATGTCTATCAGTTAGCACAAAACCAATAGAACTGAGATGTGAGTGTACCAATTTGTAATTAATGGTTTTGATGAATTTTAGATCAGGAAGTAAACATGCCTTTCAGcagtgttatttatttgtttatttattttatccaaGTGCCCCATTGTGTATCACAAAGAATTGATGCTTTTACAAGAAAGTTCCATAGGTGATTGTTTTGAAGACTGTATCACATAAAGGTTAAACCCAAGTAATGCATTAGGCTGTAGGGTTAGTGTGTAAGCCAAAAACTGTAGCTCTGTGGACTCTGAATGGGCCATCCTGTGGCTAATAAATCTGATGGGTGTAACCTCTGTCTCGACCCTcttcattattctcttttctcgTGTGTGattttgcttgttattttttccagaattttttttttttattattattttattattttttcctcccctatttgcaaaatgtttttttgtgtgtgtatgcttatgaagatttttttttttttttttttttttttccctgttttttcttttattatttttttaattgtgtaaTATAGTTGGCCAAAGTGAGTGTGCATGTCCTGCAAGCTCTGTAAGAAGACGGTACTGCAGAAGCGTAAGAGGTTGTTTTACAgggttaattttcttttatatatggccattattggcatatatatgtgatagatgaGGCAACAAGAATTCTCATACACAAGTTGTATATTTTCCTGTATAAATCAATTTGCAGCTGACAATGCTTGATAAAaattcttttgagagtagattccaTGAGACTGGAATATGTTAGTCAGTAAAAGTTTCTTACCGAGCAGAAGTAATGTTCTCCAAGACTGACCGAAGTAGTGGATTTGTCACGGGTTAGCAGTGAGGATTTTATCTATTACTATGCTGATGCTGTGTGGTCTAAGGCCCCTGTGTCGTGAGAGGATCCAGAGGAAAAATGCGTTGACTTTTATATCAATGCATTTTGGCAATAAATGTTTGAGCCTCGCTaagttttttcccccatttctccctgCAGGTGTGCATGAGAAATAGTTATGGAGGGGAATCTTTAACATGTCAGAGATGAAGCTTCAGGAAATGCACAGTGGCCAttatcgttctctcttttttttttcaaggtgtgacaatgaaaatttaatttgtttcTCAGTTATAGAAAGATACAATGGAAAATGGATAATTAGGAATGAGGGGGTATGTAGTCAGTgtacatatttgttattattattattgttattgttattattatattttttgttattattattattattgttattattattattgttattattgttgttattgttgttttttattgttattattattattattattattattattattattattattattattattgttatcatcgtcaccatcaccgtcatagtcatcatcgccatcgccatcgctatcgccatcacaatcatcaccatccacaccatcatcattgctattattattattattgttattatcattcttattatgcttttcattattatttattatgattatgattatgatgatgattattattattatttactattattatttattattattattattattattattattattattattattattattattattattattattattattattattattattatttttgtattttctatttgcAGTAGAGAAAAAAGAGTCATATCAATGCggatgtttcaaaaaaaaaaaaaaaaaaaaaaaaaaaaaaaaaaaaaaaaaaaaatcaagaaactaaTGTTTGGGTACACTGAGTGAAGGAGTGAGGTGGTCATCAAAATACTATGGGATAACGAAGTCCCTTTGcatatgaagaaagagagagagagagagtagtgtgtgtgtgtgtgtgtgtgtgtgtgtgtgtgtgtgtgtgtgtgtgtgtgtgtgtgtgtgtgtgtatgtgtatgtgtatgtgtgtgagtgtgtgtgtgtgtgtgtgtgtgtggtgtgtgtttgtgtgtgtgtgtggtgtgtgtgtgtggtgtgtgtgtgtgagtggtgtggtgagtggtgtggtgtgagggtgtgtgtggatgtgtgtgtgagtgtgtgagtgatggtgggtgtggtgtgtgggtgtgggtgtggttgtgtgcgtgtggtgtgcgtgtgtgtgtttgaNNNNNNNNNNNNNNNNNNNNNNNNNNNNNNNNNNNNNNNNNNNNNNNNNNNNNNNNNNNNNNNNNNNNNNNNNNNNNNNNNNNNNNNNNNNNNNNNNNNNggggagaggagaggaggggggggaaaaaaaggggggggaagggaggggaggggagaggagagggggggaggagaggagagggggaggagggggggggagagggaggagaggagaggagagggaggggggagaggagaggggaaggggaagggggggagggagagaaggggagaggggaggggggggggcagagggggggggggaggggaggggaggtaagggggtgaggcgGGTAAGGAAagcaaagaagaaggggaaaaaagaggggggggagggggggggggggaggaggtgaaggaaggaatGATGGGGAAAGGAAAcataatgggggaaaagggaaatggggggaaacaacaggagggagatgaaagaaaaggaaatgagaggatggggagggaggagagggagaagaggagtgggaagagaggagggagggggaaaggaaacaagaggagagagggaggtaggggggagagagaaagggaggagaggagaaaagagagaggaatggactACAGAAACAAGAAATAGAggacagataaaaagaggagagacaaggagagagggaatagggggaaaggggaagagaagggaaaaggacggggagaaaagggggagaaagaggagaggagggaggggaaaagggaagagggggaaggaaaagggaaggaaaggaaatgggggggaaagggaaagggaggggagagggagaagagaaaaaaaggaaaaaaagggaaacagaatggaatggaagggggggaggggaggggggggaaagggagaaaaaaggaggggaagggggaaaaaaaaaggagagaagagaaggggggggaaaaaaagagaaaagatgggaatggaaggaatgggaaagggaaagggaaagggaaaaggggaagggaaaggggaaggggaaaggggaaagggaagggaaagggaaagggaaggggaaggaagggaaagggggggagagaggagaaggggagagaaaagagtgggaaaagagaggagggtaaatgaaagagaaagggagggtggaggagagaagaaatggaaaagagtgggcggggaagggaaaggggaagggaagggaggaaatgaagagaaaaaagagaagggaaaggtaaatggggggaaaaagggaaggggaaagggaagggaattgaagagaaataaagaagggggaaaaagggggaagggaatggaaataaaggggtggaaagggaaaataaagggatggaaaaggggaaaaaataaaggggaaaggggaagggaagggaagggaaaggaagggagtggaaatgaagggatggaaagggaatgagggaagggaaaggggaaggggaagggaagggaa encodes the following:
- the LOC119575318 gene encoding YLP motif-containing protein 1-like, which encodes MEEFEEAVIALECYMASVQKEIEERTQVVTLLEQAEIFYETQRGEAKLVANAYKNFGNRVKTLKTKLQEKMKTLPEPSPVPSPTVDAPSPENSDDENLSLPDSASSAMDSFLNSSKFAELAKGALGGVAGDLEARISALRKEEKAEKSQSKSSSSMEVKEVQVIKDGNQSSDSIEIWEVANSKETHGTWDGKETSRDTDERREAIDVHEVHESWDREGAQRRDYAREHRSSRSSRDSRDSRDGEVRDSYRSSSWDHGGSDREYSHKPRDREYSHTPASSYDSPIQPPKDLKPMSAAELLDTFGKAYLSKSGGGGGSGSSNATSPVTPAYDTAKAPSTPTSQSAIPDLTRPPPSLSIPLPPNNPPPSDSPSPYVPGPFSNSRPFTPKSHYPQGYPIPPETPPKPSFTPTPTSDQPPPYPPYETPPVWVPPPPPPPPPPEMDGLGGPGSDYEMTRNYSGGWSDYDQYANSGDLNEDDADDRNWGEPPGNEELEALHSDTPSSPPPYEKGYSGTLHPPPLPPAFCGPARSNLRELVSEGEDSDHRTNLVSIKPRGADMDYRCYDYSSLSDPTGESSVAPIPSIQSLFAPGDDQDFRVKKSGLKQNNADSGSDMDISASDSENDMDISDESGKEGANSRKEGEVKEQKLTKESVKNSSSKKTSSENEVKKERSTINVSGDKAKPVVNSAKSEAVGVNTITSVLDSTGPVKSEEEKVSKDECIKNKDVKPLPVTKRESEGGSNGSVSEDKECDSDMGGRDWYGEFCQEEADDEPQGEEYIPTVIAKSGGRDSKERPKSGGRGNGDRDYSVNRNYGENNVIDVMKSLDQEFNQQRDRGKGNFEGSNHSRGGHYGGSYRGSGFNSYQSRGEFYGSPHNQRGRGRGGPAFHSPRGRGRGFNSQAGGHHGDFHRGTPPYSPSARGYHGSDSYGGGRGGRRGGRGGRQWW